In a genomic window of Xylophilus rhododendri:
- a CDS encoding GNAT family N-acetyltransferase, producing the protein MGAAPIDIVQGYHPGALGRIVEMHALFYAAHAGFGQVFESQVACGLAEFAGRLGDARNGLWTAVSAGRVVGSVAIDGKGFADGHAHLRWFIVDGGQRGGGLGKALLQRALAFCDEHRFAETRLWTFEGLDAARRLYEAQGFVLKQQQAGAQWGSEVQEQLFVRQQGPA; encoded by the coding sequence ATGGGCGCCGCGCCGATCGACATCGTGCAGGGCTACCACCCCGGGGCCCTGGGGCGCATCGTGGAGATGCATGCCCTGTTCTATGCAGCGCACGCCGGCTTCGGCCAGGTGTTCGAAAGCCAAGTCGCCTGCGGCCTGGCCGAGTTCGCCGGGCGGCTGGGCGATGCACGTAACGGGCTGTGGACGGCGGTGAGCGCCGGCCGTGTCGTCGGCTCGGTCGCCATCGACGGCAAGGGCTTCGCCGACGGCCATGCGCACCTGCGCTGGTTCATCGTGGATGGCGGCCAGCGCGGCGGCGGCCTGGGCAAGGCGCTGCTGCAGCGGGCGCTGGCCTTCTGCGACGAACACCGCTTCGCCGAAACCCGGCTCTGGACCTTCGAGGGGCTGGACGCCGCCCGCCGCCTGTACGAAGCCCAGGGCTTCGTGCTGAAGCAGCAGCAGGCGGGCGCGCAATGGGGCAGCGAGGTGCAGGAGCAGTTGTTCGTCCGGCAGCAAGGCCCGGCTTAG
- a CDS encoding MBL fold metallo-hydrolase, whose product MKPIHRLAAAAAVSAFALLAAPAWAQNVKVTPLGGIDGEFCPQDRALIFEDPNGTRILYDPGRTVAGAADPRLGKIDILLVSHMHGDHLGNAHNAAPNAGSCAAPDVSVSDYPNSNAVNIALAKNSKIVVGSDMPPFFAAKLKALGGNPANAMLARFGGSVTVGGVKIATVTAMHSNGVEPEYIGGELGKAMKEAGIYGDVGLATGYVLTFSNGLVTYLSGDTGITADQERVVRDLYHAKLAVMNMGDGFTTGPAEAAYVMNELVKPAAVIASHANEVGTVGGKVRPGSKTEAFVKAVKVPVFVPLSGITMEFTSRGACAAGC is encoded by the coding sequence ATGAAGCCAATCCATCGTCTCGCCGCCGCCGCCGCAGTGTCGGCCTTCGCCCTGCTGGCCGCACCGGCCTGGGCCCAGAACGTCAAGGTCACGCCGCTCGGCGGCATCGACGGCGAGTTCTGCCCGCAGGACCGCGCACTGATCTTCGAAGACCCCAACGGCACCCGCATCCTCTACGACCCGGGCCGCACCGTGGCCGGCGCCGCCGATCCGCGCCTGGGCAAGATCGACATCCTGCTGGTCAGCCACATGCACGGCGACCACCTGGGCAATGCGCACAACGCGGCGCCCAACGCGGGCAGCTGCGCGGCGCCGGACGTGTCCGTGTCCGACTACCCCAACTCCAACGCCGTCAACATCGCGCTGGCCAAGAACTCGAAGATCGTGGTGGGCAGCGACATGCCGCCCTTCTTCGCCGCCAAGCTCAAGGCCCTGGGCGGCAATCCGGCCAATGCCATGCTGGCGCGCTTCGGCGGCAGCGTGACGGTGGGCGGGGTGAAGATCGCCACCGTCACGGCGATGCACAGCAACGGCGTGGAGCCCGAATACATCGGCGGCGAACTCGGCAAGGCGATGAAGGAGGCCGGCATCTACGGCGATGTGGGCCTGGCCACCGGCTATGTGCTGACCTTCAGCAACGGGCTGGTGACCTATCTGTCGGGCGACACCGGCATCACCGCCGACCAGGAACGGGTGGTGCGCGACCTCTATCACGCCAAACTGGCGGTGATGAACATGGGCGACGGCTTCACCACCGGCCCGGCCGAGGCGGCTTATGTGATGAACGAGCTGGTCAAGCCCGCCGCGGTGATCGCCTCGCATGCCAACGAGGTGGGCACGGTGGGCGGCAAGGTGCGGCCGGGCAGCAAGACCGAGGCCTTCGTCAAGGCGGTCAAGGTGCCGGTGTTCGTGCCGCTGTCGGGCATCACCATGGAATTCACATCGCGCGGTGCCTGCGCGGCCGGCTGCTGA